A genomic region of Candidatus Pseudomonas phytovorans contains the following coding sequences:
- a CDS encoding formate dehydrogenase subunit gamma — protein sequence MNDNKPILRYNANERTNHWIVAILFFMAGLSGLALFHPALFWLSHLFGGGPWTRILHPFMGVAMFVFFLGLVIRFWRANFITANDRLWLRRIDRVMVNREDGVPPIGKYNAGQKLLFWTLLLCMLVLLVSGVVIWRAYFSHWFGIDVIRLSALLHALAAFVLVLSIIVHIYAGIWIKGSIGAMLHGWVSRAWARKHHELWYREVTGDKTPGNHGRKEG from the coding sequence ATGAACGACAACAAACCTATCCTGCGCTACAACGCCAACGAGCGGACCAACCACTGGATCGTCGCCATCCTGTTCTTCATGGCCGGGCTTTCCGGGCTGGCGCTTTTCCACCCAGCGCTGTTTTGGCTCAGCCACCTGTTCGGTGGAGGGCCGTGGACACGCATATTGCACCCGTTCATGGGTGTGGCGATGTTCGTTTTTTTCCTCGGCCTGGTGATCCGCTTCTGGCGCGCCAACTTCATCACCGCGAATGACCGCCTGTGGTTGCGTCGCATTGATCGGGTGATGGTCAATCGTGAGGATGGCGTGCCACCCATTGGCAAGTACAACGCCGGGCAGAAGCTGCTGTTCTGGACCCTGCTGTTGTGCATGCTGGTGCTGCTGGTCAGTGGTGTGGTGATCTGGCGGGCGTACTTCAGCCATTGGTTCGGCATCGATGTCATTCGCTTGTCTGCACTGCTCCACGCGCTGGCGGCGTTCGTGCTGGTCCTCAGCATCATCGTGCACATCTACGCCGGCATCTGGATCAAGGGTTCGATCGGCGCCATGCTGCATGGTTGGGTAAGCCGCGCCTGGGCACGCAAGCACCATGAGTTGTGGTACCGCGAAGTGACTGGCGACAAGACGCCGGGCAATCACGGACGAAAAGAAGGATGA
- the fdhE gene encoding formate dehydrogenase accessory protein FdhE → MSTILEPGQIEASAVMPPFLHLPPADLFELRAVRLEHLAEGNALGDYLQLIARLCRIQQQLVDNPPAGVPVAEERQRLCISHGLPPLAADSLVREGPWLIWLQALLEHFNGEISGPLGEALQVLRGSDDEQRKGWGIALLAGQYDAVPSALVPFLGAALQAAWSSWLLALPAPELKPAGSLAQCPACGSPAMAGVVRNRGKHNGLRYLACSLCACEWHVVRVKCVYCESSKDLRYTSLEDDRHAPGKAPLRAECCPECDSYLKQNYLENDAAAEPLADDLASLALDMRLDEEGFHRLAPNLMLAPGSG, encoded by the coding sequence TTGAGCACGATACTTGAACCTGGGCAGATCGAAGCATCGGCGGTGATGCCGCCGTTTCTGCACCTGCCCCCCGCCGATCTGTTCGAACTGCGCGCCGTGCGCCTTGAGCATCTGGCCGAAGGCAACGCGCTTGGCGATTACCTGCAACTGATTGCTCGGTTATGCCGCATCCAGCAGCAGCTTGTGGATAACCCGCCCGCTGGTGTGCCAGTGGCCGAGGAACGTCAGCGCCTGTGCATAAGTCATGGCTTGCCGCCGCTGGCGGCTGACAGCCTGGTGCGCGAAGGTCCTTGGCTGATTTGGTTGCAGGCCCTCCTGGAGCACTTCAACGGTGAAATCAGTGGCCCGCTGGGTGAGGCGTTGCAGGTGCTGCGTGGCAGTGATGACGAACAGCGCAAGGGCTGGGGCATTGCTTTGCTTGCCGGCCAATACGACGCGGTGCCTTCAGCACTGGTACCGTTCCTTGGGGCTGCGCTGCAGGCAGCCTGGTCCAGTTGGTTGCTGGCGCTGCCAGCGCCTGAGTTGAAACCAGCCGGCAGCCTGGCGCAGTGCCCGGCCTGCGGTTCGCCGGCAATGGCCGGGGTGGTGCGTAACCGCGGCAAGCATAATGGCCTGCGCTATCTGGCCTGTTCGCTGTGTGCGTGTGAATGGCATGTGGTGCGGGTCAAGTGCGTGTACTGCGAGTCGAGCAAGGACTTGCGCTATACCAGCCTTGAAGATGACCGCCATGCGCCGGGCAAGGCGCCGCTGCGTGCGGAATGTTGCCCGGAGTGCGACAGCTACCTGAAGCAGAACTATCTGGAGAACGACGCGGCGGCCGAGCCGCTGGCCGACGACCTAGCCAGCCTGGCGCTGGATATGCGCCTGGACGAGGAGGGCTTCCATCGGCTGGCGCCCAACCTGATGCTCGCGCCTGGGAGTGGGTGA